A single Triticum dicoccoides isolate Atlit2015 ecotype Zavitan chromosome 2A, WEW_v2.0, whole genome shotgun sequence DNA region contains:
- the LOC119353527 gene encoding uncharacterized protein LOC119353527 — translation MANGGGGEHLVHIIAGGGGQGKVASPEKWLNRFVRFVVLIERLGNALGTLAFMWATVVLLGGYASELSSDDDFASATTIVLLEAVRMFTRDNNRLDYQLFFNTRGAFRPLGWSGLIVIACFSGILEIIWKVLWKKYLTKFDGSLLIAVTLSLLALGWSITVQRALKLLICNPMRRAASVWTLWGPLVAIVLLAPSISIDGSMIEWAVFAVLLVAVLITTISNLRFTRISKLVDSVLGSKQEFWRKVTINMCMIVALGLLVLNEDDASMMIAFEVCALLIVSFGNLQIPAAVVRVMLALNELSEPAAYNESVDGQKNIKASLRIFYGMVLGQGILYAVACMFEFFSFIPRRSLIRGGGFKGQWGMKSVNMYYAYASEKCMQGGVLAPKKINLSTFAMNSVNSDSSKNQLAGIRMMHNFLQSQPTKAQLLSKLATSTKTMARIIRMLDWTSPKDTAIRLYAAKVTAELAKNLRAGTIPGTMQLVSALLDADGRLERGNPLLDTDDEHERRQDPVLNTEDSREVADNQFQTQGQLRDTDILLETENRSTQEVGMNKQNSCVLRCWQHISEFWSIPKEQLRTDHDLLPALAMSIIESLAGVDQDNCVEISKAADLIPKIIRFTICRSDTMNVKAQQEILLKSSLKVLQRLTSIGGETSITLRYKISKHPFLLSNLSGILEDDKSSQISRKLVAGILRNIAVDEKTRQEIGRFQMIITKLMQAFLYSEGTMSTNDDHLSRKVAGQALAMLTIQSAQNCLVILKEPWFMKELKILIHDKRYIYLAASLLRNLCLHARSELRESDLKELSHTLREVLERILDADGAELEILIGLSSQICKVIPEDFTRELDAGQIKQRFAKRLVDTLKANMKPSAHCPGIRRVVLDQVIHLMEYNSRYADCFNAFGMTDALSMVEQTPSKAENYRLFLGDEGFMEYSMPLSDLVARAKELMGCD, via the exons ATGGCCAACGGCGGAGGCGGTGAGCACCTTGTCCACATAATAGCTGGCGGCGGCGGGCAAGGCAAGGTTGCCTCACCGGAGAAGTGGCTGAATCGCTTCGTTCGCTTCGTCGTGCTGATCGAGAGGCTTGGCAACGCGCTTGGCACGCTGGCATTTATGTGGGCGACCGTCGTGCTGCTGGGCGGCTACGCCAGCGAACTCAGCTCCGATGATGATTTTGCGTCCGCGACGACGATAGTTCTCTTAGAAGCCGTAAG GATGTTCACCCGTGACAACAATAGACTTGATTATCAACTGTTCTTCAATACCAGAGGAGCTTTTAGGCCTCTTGGCTGGAGTGGACTGATTGTGATTGCATGTTTTTCTGGTATTCTGGAAATCATCTGGAAGGTTCTCTGGAAGAAGTACTTGACGAAGTTTGATGGGAGCTTACTTATTGCAGTGACACTATCACTACTTGCTCTTGGCTGGTCAATAACTGTTCAAAGAGCTCTGAAACTACTCATATGCAATCCAATGCGTCGTGCCGCATCAGTATGGACTCTATGGGGCCCATTAGTTGCAATCGTATTGCTAGCTCCCTCTATATCCATAGACGGCTCGATGATTGAATGGGCAGTGTTCGCAGTACTACTTGTTGCAGTGCTCATAACAACAATAAGCAATCTGCGGTTCACAAGAATCAGCAAACTAGTGGACAGTGTTCTAGGCAGCAAACAAGAATTTTGGCGTAAAGTTACTATAAACATGTGCATGATTGTTGCTCTAGGGCTGCTGGTGCTTAATGAAGATGATGCATCTATGATGATTGCATTCGAGGTATGTGCTCTATTGATAGTGTCATTTGGCAACTTACAGATTCCAGCAGCAGTTGTGCGGGTCATGCTAGCATTAAATGAGCTTAGCGAGCCTGCTGCATATAATGAAAGCGTGGATGGCCAAAAAAACATTAAAGCCTCTCTAAGAATCTTCTATGGGATGGTGCTTGGACAAGGAATACTCTATGCTGTGGCCTGCATGTTTGAGTTCTTTTCTTTCATCCCTCGAAGATCCCTCATCCGCGGTGGTGGATTTAAAGGTCAGTGGGGAATGAAATCTGTCAATATGTATTACGCATATGCATCAGAGAAATGCATGCAAGGGGGTGTGCTTGCTCCAAAGAAGATCAACCTCAGCACCTTTGCCATGAATTCTGTGAACTCGGATTCATCCAAGAATCAGCTCGCCGGGATACGAATGATGCACAACTTTCTGCAAAGTCAACCAACCAAGGCACAACTCCTTTCAAAACTCGCCACTTCTACCAAGACGATGGCCAGAATAATCAGAATGTTGGATTGGACAAGTCCAAAGGATACAGCTATCAGATTATATGCCGCAAAGGTCACTGCAGAGCTTGCAAAGAACCTCCGTGCAGGCACTATCCCTGGTACAATGCAGCTTGTATCTGCACTTCTTGACGCTGATGGCAGACTGGAAAGAGGAAACCCACTCCTAGACACTGATGATGAACACGAACGAAGACAAGATCCAGTTCTGAATACAGAAGATAGCAGAGAGGTGGCTGATAACCAATTCCAAACACAAGGTCAACTTCGGGACACTGATATCCTGCTGGAAACAGAAAACAGATCAACCCAAGAAGTTGGCATGAACAAACAGAACTCGTGCGTGCTCAGATGCTGGCAGCATATTTCAGAATTCTGGTCAATACCCAAGGAACAGCTGCGGACAGACCACGATCTTCTACCGGCACTGGCCATGTCAATTATTGAAAGTCTTGCTGGTGTTGACCAGGACAACTGTGTGGAGATCAGCAAAGCAGCTGACCTCATCCCGAAGATCATAAGATTCACAATCTGCAGAAGTGACACGATGAATGTCAAAGCACAACAAGAGATCCTTCTCAAATCATCACTGAAGGTGCTGCAAAGGCTCACGAGCATTGGCGGGGAAACCAGCATCACACTGCGGTACAAGATATCAAAACACCCCTTCCTATTGAGTAACCTCTCAGGTATCCTTGAAGACGACAAGAGCAGCCAGATATCGAGAAAGTTGGTGGCGGGAATCCTCAGAAACATTGCCGTTGATGAGAAAACAAGGCAGGAAATTGGTCGCTTCCAAATGATCATCACCAAGCTGATGCAGGCATTTCTCTACTCAGAAGGAACCATGAGTACCAATGATGATCACCTGTCACGGAAGGTCGCCGGGCAAGCATTGGCAATGCTGACAATACAAAGTGCCCAAAACTGCTTGGTTATATTGAAGGAGCCATGGTTCATGAAGGAACTCAAAATCTTGATCCATGATAAAAGGTACATATATCTGGCGGCAAGCCTGCTGCGTAATCTGTGCCTGCATGCTAGATCCGAGCTCAGAGAGTCAGACCTGAAGGAACTATCTCATACCTTGAGAGAG GTGTTGGAAAGAATACTAGACGCGGATGGGGCAGAACTAGAGATCCTGATTGGGCTTAGTTCACAGATATGTAAAGTTATTCCTGAAGACTTTACCCGAGAACTAGACGCTGGTCAGATTAAGCAGAGATTTGCCAAGAGGCTTGTCGACACACTAAAAGCAAACATGAAACCTAGTGCTCATTGTCCTGGGATCAGGAGAGTGGTACTCGATCAAGTCATACACTTGATGGAGTATAATTCTCGCTATGCAGATTGCTTCAACGCATTCGGGATGACAGATGCACTGTCAATGGTAGAACAAACACCGTCAAAGGCTGAAAACTACAGGCTTTTCTTGGGCGATGAAGGATTCATGGAGTACAGCATGCCTCTCTCCGATCTTGTGGCCAGAGCAAAAGAACTTATGGGTTGTGACTGA